From Parvularculales bacterium:
CCAATAAAGCCTAAGCCTTCCGTTGTGGTAGCCTTAATGCTCACTTGGCGGGGTTTTATGCCCAGAGCGTGGGCAGTGCTCTCTTTCATAGATTGTTTATAGGGCATGAGATGAGGCTTCTCACAAATCAGCGTCACATCCACATGATTAATAACCCCTCCATCATTACTAACCAGACTCGCTGCATGATTTAAAAACACGAAAGAAGCCGCATCTTTCCAGCGACCATCATGGGGCGGAAAATGATCTCCAATATCACCGCCCCCCAAAGCACCCAAAATAGCATCCGTCACGGCATGAAATCCTGCGTCAGCATCTGAATGCCCTTCAAGGCCATTCTCAAAGGGAATAGTCACACCGCATAGGATTACGTGATTACCCTTACCAAATCTATGTACGTCATATCCAAAACCCGTTCGGGGTAGAGGAACGGACTGTCTCTTGAGAGTTTGCTCTGCCTGTTCAAAATCAGCATGGGTAGTAAGTTTGATGTTCTCGTTACGACCCTCAACAAATTGACACTCAAACCCCGCCGCTTGAGCCAAAGCAATATCATCATCATACTCTTGCTGTGTTTTTCGATGAGCCTCAATAATATCAGCAAAGTGAAACCCTTGGGGAGTTAAAGTGCGCCATAAAGTGCTCTCTTTTTTTATCGATCTTTGTATATCCAAAACCTGTCCTGTTTTTTCATCGCGGTATTTCAAGGCATCGGTAGACGGTAAAACCGGCACAGCAGCAGATTTGGTTTTAAGAGCATCCAAAACAGCACTGATTTCTTCATAAGACACAAAAGGGCGGGCACCATCATGTATCAACACATAATCCGGTGGAGGTTCTCTTTCCGCCAGACTTTCCAAACCCGCCCGTACACTCATCTGCCGTGTTGTCCCTCCTATAACAGGAGTAAGCAAACCATCCCTACCGTCCAAATCTGCTAAAGCCATCTCATAATGACCCTCCTGAGAGTCACCTATAACAATTTGAACAGCACTTATGGCAGGATTTTCCAAAAAAACGCGCACCACCCGCCGCAAAACAGTTTCTCCGCATAGCATACGATATTGCTTAGGCATACCACCGCCCGCTCGCTCACCTTGTCCGGCGGC
This genomic window contains:
- the ispF gene encoding 2-C-methyl-D-erythritol 2,4-cyclodiphosphate synthase, whose protein sequence is MIMPSPSHSCSTIALIVAAGQGERAGGGMPKQYRMLCGETVLRRVVRVFLENPAISAVQIVIGDSQEGHYEMALADLDGRDGLLTPVIGGTTRQMSVRAGLESLAEREPPPDYVLIHDGARPFVSYEEISAVLDALKTKSAAVPVLPSTDALKYRDEKTGQVLDIQRSIKKESTLWRTLTPQGFHFADIIEAHRKTQQEYDDDIALAQAAGFECQFVEGRNENIKLTTHADFEQAEQTLKRQSVPLPRTGFGYDVHRFGKGNHVILCGVTIPFENGLEGHSDADAGFHAVTDAILGALGGGDIGDHFPPHDGRWKDAASFVFLNHAASLVSNDGGVINHVDVTLICEKPHLMPYKQSMKESTAHALGIKPRQVSIKATTTEGLGFIGKGQGIAAYAIATLLFYGKE